One Streptomyces sp. L2 genomic window carries:
- a CDS encoding asparagine synthase-related protein: MPRVVARTLTRQHRYTSETLFQGVYRLTERAAATFTPSGLSIHYPDPAEHVLEPRTLRPGVDPLAALDELLTDVSRQAPTATGCVGVELSGGADSGNVALALKAGRFPEVYSFGLLVGGSIGRKQRERRRALVEHCGFRDTATPAMRHPPFCAGGVRDLCKPHDPAGAFYQEAFDVVREQAAARRCEVMFTGSGGDEVNAHHSRTQAELPTPEPVPWLGGNAIRALTDVNEHLAPIPVLPLPTLMAFGMHNPGFLRAGIWPVSPLAHPRIVRFMEQLPHEHKRGKALFRERIRRAGLPEWVANPAEPENLLAVLEKGLRSYGLSVLDDMMKESILVDLGYVDGRALAQARRNADSVLVVPDLLCDVVALEIGLRSLM, from the coding sequence GTGCCGCGCGTTGTCGCCCGAACGCTGACGAGGCAGCACCGCTACACGTCCGAGACGCTCTTCCAAGGCGTCTACCGCCTCACCGAACGGGCAGCGGCCACATTCACCCCTTCGGGACTCAGCATCCACTACCCCGACCCCGCCGAACACGTACTTGAGCCACGTACGCTGCGTCCCGGCGTTGATCCACTCGCCGCTCTGGACGAGTTGCTGACTGACGTGAGCCGCCAGGCGCCGACGGCAACCGGATGCGTGGGCGTGGAGCTGTCCGGTGGCGCGGACTCCGGGAACGTCGCCCTGGCCTTGAAGGCAGGCCGCTTCCCTGAGGTGTACAGCTTCGGCCTGCTGGTGGGAGGAAGCATTGGCAGGAAGCAGCGCGAGCGGCGCCGGGCCCTGGTGGAGCACTGCGGCTTCCGGGACACGGCCACCCCCGCCATGCGGCACCCACCCTTCTGCGCCGGAGGCGTGCGCGATCTGTGCAAGCCGCACGATCCGGCGGGAGCCTTCTACCAGGAGGCGTTCGACGTCGTGCGCGAGCAGGCAGCCGCCCGGCGGTGCGAGGTCATGTTCACGGGCAGCGGTGGGGACGAGGTCAACGCCCACCACTCCAGGACACAGGCCGAACTGCCGACGCCGGAACCCGTGCCGTGGCTCGGCGGCAACGCAATCCGAGCGCTCACCGACGTCAACGAGCACCTGGCCCCCATTCCGGTGCTGCCCCTACCGACCCTGATGGCGTTCGGAATGCACAACCCCGGGTTCCTCAGGGCCGGAATCTGGCCGGTGAGCCCGCTCGCACACCCACGCATTGTGCGCTTCATGGAGCAGTTACCGCACGAACACAAGCGTGGCAAGGCGCTGTTCCGCGAGCGGATCCGGCGGGCCGGGCTGCCCGAGTGGGTGGCCAATCCGGCCGAACCGGAGAACCTCCTGGCCGTTCTGGAAAAGGGGTTGCGTTCGTACGGCTTGTCGGTCTTGGACGACATGATGAAGGAGTCCATCCTGGTGGACCTCGGCTACGTTGACGGTAGAGCTCTCGCCCAGGCACGGAGGAACGCCGACTCCGTGCTGGTCGTTCCCGATCTGCTGTGCGATGTGGTCGCCCTGGAGATCGGCCTGCGAAGCCTCATGTGA
- a CDS encoding transcriptional regulator: MTNVDTFAGSIQLSPLIQRPPCDLHSGSWRSAKRRRIDSMSSLSDVVRRGGAAYGSAPPGVSPRSLELAGAAEDHLTYCTTLRGMSVQAIDLRHGTKAMELADVAAAASPKAGPRMRAFLAGQQAHAAAQTGNRAAAMRYIREAEEAMDRAESRGKAFGSYDPAALNYHISQVRYELGDVSGAIEAMQESDKVRYSVYRRARVRHRGTLAERKLEIGHLDAACAIWHQALDDYPMVQSARADDRIRTMFGLLRPHLKNPTAHDLYERARTIAPPSLVT, translated from the coding sequence ATGACCAACGTGGACACGTTCGCGGGCTCGATCCAGCTCTCGCCGTTGATCCAACGGCCGCCCTGCGATCTCCACTCGGGCTCCTGGAGATCGGCCAAGCGCAGACGCATCGACAGCATGTCGTCCCTTTCCGATGTCGTGCGGCGGGGCGGGGCCGCGTACGGCTCCGCCCCGCCTGGCGTCAGCCCTAGATCACTCGAACTGGCGGGCGCCGCCGAGGACCATCTGACCTACTGCACCACCCTGCGCGGCATGAGCGTCCAGGCGATCGACCTCCGCCATGGGACGAAGGCCATGGAGCTGGCCGACGTCGCTGCTGCGGCCTCCCCGAAAGCCGGGCCCCGTATGCGGGCCTTCCTCGCCGGTCAACAGGCGCACGCCGCCGCGCAGACAGGCAACCGGGCAGCCGCAATGCGGTACATCCGAGAGGCTGAGGAAGCCATGGACCGCGCCGAGTCGCGCGGCAAGGCGTTCGGTTCGTATGATCCTGCGGCACTCAACTACCACATCAGCCAAGTCCGTTACGAACTCGGTGACGTTTCCGGCGCCATCGAAGCCATGCAGGAGTCGGACAAGGTGCGCTACAGCGTCTACCGACGCGCCCGTGTACGGCACCGCGGCACCCTGGCTGAGCGCAAACTGGAGATCGGTCACCTGGATGCGGCCTGCGCTATCTGGCACCAGGCGCTCGACGACTACCCGATGGTGCAGTCCGCTCGCGCCGACGACCGGATCAGGACCATGTTCGGCCTCCTGCGACCCCATCTGAAGAACCCGACGGCGCACGACCTCTATGAGCGAGCACGGACGATCGCACCACCGTCGTTGGTCACCTGA
- a CDS encoding SitI3 family protein: MAIDMDLNLATQLPAADVAGRLAEIGRDTGVFGAEFTGERLMNKQVFLYTPQGMWVRVLEEEPPHPWDPIVTDLGLTRTAAVAFRMGKETETWIQQDDMIRLVAPLLARVDGDAVLHFQYEVIWLFRKNGELNLNERDDIWRPERLSLLQQPYRRQTHMFDSF, translated from the coding sequence ATGGCGATCGACATGGACCTCAACCTTGCGACACAGCTGCCTGCGGCCGATGTCGCGGGCCGGCTCGCTGAGATCGGCAGGGACACCGGTGTGTTCGGCGCCGAATTCACCGGCGAGCGACTGATGAACAAACAGGTGTTCCTGTACACCCCGCAGGGCATGTGGGTTCGCGTTCTTGAGGAGGAACCCCCACACCCCTGGGACCCCATCGTCACTGATCTCGGCCTGACCCGGACTGCGGCGGTGGCGTTCCGTATGGGGAAGGAAACGGAAACCTGGATTCAGCAAGACGACATGATCCGTCTCGTGGCGCCGTTGCTGGCCCGGGTCGACGGTGATGCGGTACTGCACTTCCAGTACGAGGTGATCTGGCTTTTCCGCAAGAACGGCGAACTGAACCTCAACGAACGGGACGACATCTGGCGTCCCGAGCGCCTCTCCTTGCTGCAACAGCCCTACCGACGGCAAACCCACATGTTCGACTCCTTCTGA
- a CDS encoding lipase family protein, with product MPKTSKRVLATAVVAALASAAVPAATAAAATTSPSSSPTSSSSSSSGDAFYTYDGSKPLSSYAPGAVLKRRTLTYHIVGVPTPLKAIQLLYRTTDAQGRPAANVTTVVRSITGDGSKAVSYQSFYDSLNPADGPSRAIAGDVSLGGLIANTENLFLAPLVAQGYTVVIPDTEGQSADFAAGPEYARNTLDSIRAASDPAADTGMTTDTRVGLIGYSGGAIATNWASALAPSYAPDVNERLVGYAEGGLLVDPAHNLKYVNGSLVWSGVIPMAVIGVARSYGIDLKPYLNDYGLKVYSSLEHGSLLDALGHYPGLTWKKLTKPAYSDPDSIPEFVEAVNKVNLGSAPTPTIPGFIAEGNGGVFEGTFGNPPGIGRGDGVMVSGDVRALARQYCATGKAPLKYHQYDLLSHIGTAAAWAPQALAYLNARFTTKPAPTSCGSIPAGNDLTPEQPTDPS from the coding sequence ATGCCCAAAACCAGCAAGCGGGTCCTGGCGACGGCGGTCGTAGCGGCACTGGCCTCGGCAGCCGTACCGGCCGCCACCGCCGCCGCGGCGACCACGTCACCGTCGTCCTCGCCCACGTCGTCGTCCTCGTCCTCGTCGGGTGACGCGTTCTACACGTACGACGGCAGCAAGCCGCTGTCCTCGTACGCGCCGGGCGCCGTGCTCAAGAGGCGGACGCTGACGTACCACATCGTGGGCGTGCCCACACCGCTCAAGGCCATCCAGCTGCTCTACCGGACCACCGACGCCCAGGGCCGCCCGGCCGCCAACGTGACCACGGTGGTGCGCAGCATCACGGGTGACGGCAGCAAGGCGGTGTCGTACCAGTCGTTCTACGACTCCCTCAACCCGGCCGACGGACCGTCCCGCGCGATCGCGGGCGACGTCAGCCTGGGCGGGCTCATCGCGAACACCGAGAACCTGTTCCTGGCGCCGCTGGTGGCGCAGGGCTACACCGTCGTCATCCCCGACACCGAGGGCCAGAGCGCCGACTTCGCGGCCGGCCCCGAGTACGCGCGGAACACCCTGGACTCGATCCGCGCGGCCTCGGACCCCGCCGCGGACACGGGCATGACCACGGACACGCGGGTCGGCCTCATCGGCTACTCGGGCGGGGCCATCGCCACCAACTGGGCCTCGGCGCTGGCCCCTTCCTACGCCCCCGACGTCAACGAGCGGCTGGTCGGCTACGCCGAGGGCGGGCTGCTCGTGGACCCCGCGCACAACCTCAAGTACGTCAACGGCTCCCTCGTCTGGTCCGGCGTCATCCCCATGGCCGTCATCGGGGTCGCCCGCTCCTACGGCATCGACCTCAAGCCCTACCTCAACGACTACGGCCTGAAGGTGTACTCCTCCCTGGAGCACGGCTCCCTCCTCGACGCGCTCGGCCACTACCCCGGCCTGACCTGGAAGAAGCTGACGAAGCCGGCATACAGCGACCCCGACTCGATCCCCGAGTTCGTCGAGGCGGTCAACAAGGTCAACCTCGGCTCGGCGCCCACCCCGACGATCCCCGGCTTCATCGCCGAGGGCAACGGCGGCGTCTTCGAGGGCACCTTCGGCAACCCGCCCGGCATCGGCAGGGGCGACGGCGTCATGGTCTCCGGCGACGTCCGGGCGCTGGCCCGCCAGTACTGCGCCACCGGCAAGGCCCCCCTCAAGTACCACCAGTACGACCTCCTCAGCCACATCGGCACGGCCGCCGCCTGGGCCCCCCAGGCCCTCGCCTACCTCAACGCCCGTTTCACCACGAAGCCGGCCCCCACCAGCTGCGGCAGCATCCCGGCGGGCAACGACCTCACCCCGGAACAGCCGACGGATCCTTCCTGA